ACTTAAAGGAAAAATAAAATGGGTTTCTTTTAAACAGCACTTTTTTAATCAAACTTTAATTGCAAAAGATAATTATTTTATTCGCGGAGCTGTTAAAAATCAAGATGTAGAAAATGATTTATCGAAAAAAGATTTTTCTGCAATTCTTTCATTTCCATTTTCACATAGTGATATAGAAACCTATAGCATGGATTTTTATTTTGGTCCAAACCATTATAAAACTCTCAAAGAAGTAGGACTTGATATGGAAAGACAGATTTTTCTTGGTCGTGGAATTTTGAGATGGGTAAATACAGTAATGGTTATCCCTATTTTTAACTATTTCAGTAAATCAATTGCAAGTTATGGTATTATCATTTTACTTCTTACATTATTTATTAAAATGCTACTATTACCATTGACATTTAAGTCATATTTGTCAACTGCAAAAATGAAACTTTTAAAGCCTGAATTGGATGCACTAAAAGAAAAAGTAGGAAATGATAAAACCAAACAACAAACAGAGCAAATGAAGCTTTACAAACAAGCAGGGGTAAGTCCTCTCGGTGGTTGTTTGCCAATGCTTCTTCAAATGCCAATTCTCATTGCATTATTCCGCTTTTTCCCTTCCTCAATAGAATTAAGACAACAAGCTTTTTTATGGGCACATGACCTTTCTACTTATGATTCCATCTGGAATTTTCCTAATGGATTTAAAATACCAGGATATGGGGACCATGTAAGTTTGTTTACTCTACTTATGACAGTTTCTACTTTGATTTATACAAGAATGAATAGTCAGATGATGGGTGGTGCTCAACAAAGTCAAATGAAAGTAATTCAGTATTTAATGCCGATTATGTTTCTTGGATTTTTTAACAACTATTCTGCTGGATTAAGTTATTATTATTTCCTTGCCAATATTATTACATTTGGACAACAGTATTTATTTAAGATATTTGTAAATGAGGATAAGCTAAGAAAGAAAATTGAACTTAACAAAAAGAAGAAAAAGACAAAACCAAAATCAAATTTTCAGAAACGGCTTGAAAACATGCAGAGGCAACAAAAACAACAAAATCGAAAACGTTGATAGTTTAAAATTTTTAATTATTAAAATTTATTTAGTTGGATAGATTAAAACAGCATTTTAAGGATAATAAGATTTTTGAATTAATCTCAAAACTTAGTGAGGAAATAAATATTTCTGCTTACGTTGTTGGTGGCTATGTTAGAGATATTTTACTTCAACGAAAATCTAAAGACATTGATATTGTTGTAGTTGGAGACGGAGTTGGATTTGCGAAAGAATTTGCCAAAAAAATTAAAAGAACTTCAAAGCTTAGTGTATTCAAAAATTTTGGCACAGCCAACATACAATTTGACAACTATGAAATTGAATTTGTAGGAGCAAGGAAAGAGTCTTATCGTAATAATTCAAGAAAACCAATAGTTAATAAAGGAACATTAAATGATGACCTTAACAGGCGTGATTTTACGATAAATACACTCGCAGTAAATCTTAATAAAAATAGTTTTGGCGAATTGATTG
This window of the Bacteroidota bacterium genome carries:
- the yidC gene encoding membrane protein insertase YidC; this translates as MDKKSLTGFFLVAIVMFAWMYFNKPNEEQIKRQKFVADSLEMVRQSDSIKRVLIAQQQDTLPESKFSTNNDVSNNVNDTTIVTNGKTLDGIFAPFSTGKDTSFVLENDLLKIKIFSKGGMIVYSELKNYKTYDSMPLVLFDKESAKIDYSFSYNNNPISVSDMYFKPLGNKRVVSGDDSLSFSMMLNIGDGQYIEHKYTLYGNKYVVGYQIQFHGFNNIIPRNISYFDLHWDLKTKQLERKQNKQSARITRNISTVYYKYKDEKPDFLKIKTTEEELKGKIKWVSFKQHFFNQTLIAKDNYFIRGAVKNQDVENDLSKKDFSAILSFPFSHSDIETYSMDFYFGPNHYKTLKEVGLDMERQIFLGRGILRWVNTVMVIPIFNYFSKSIASYGIIILLLTLFIKMLLLPLTFKSYLSTAKMKLLKPELDALKEKVGNDKTKQQTEQMKLYKQAGVSPLGGCLPMLLQMPILIALFRFFPSSIELRQQAFLWAHDLSTYDSIWNFPNGFKIPGYGDHVSLFTLLMTVSTLIYTRMNSQMMGGAQQSQMKVIQYLMPIMFLGFFNNYSAGLSYYYFLANIITFGQQYLFKIFVNEDKLRKKIELNKKKKKTKPKSNFQKRLENMQRQQKQQNRKR